One window of the Microplitis demolitor isolate Queensland-Clemson2020A chromosome 10, iyMicDemo2.1a, whole genome shotgun sequence genome contains the following:
- the LOC103571901 gene encoding tetraspanin-9-like gives MKRSEKPTDDEDETEIDEEVTESEKSGISNKKPHFLGIPIYKLSYKRLPRKCLRVSFFTINAAVFLAGISAVVISMWMLADSKLMLRLTAQKLFVTILLIIGIVFAILAFIGILAFAKKKKNFITIYIACHSLSLCIIFFCSVMSASFFERITWKIRQDMNTTLIKYHSLDWVTEAWDNTQQYLKCCGIKSYKDWGEYLMEIPQSCCSKLIDQCLHMSPDVAYKSGCLKNSYLMLKSYVDTVTVAILLLSFTTVII, from the exons ATGAAGCGAAGTGAAAAACCAACGGATGACGAAGATGAGACAGAAATTGATGAGGAAGTTACCGAAAGTGAAAAATCtggtatttcaaataaaaagcCACACTTTCTTGGTATCccgatttataaattatcttacAAGCGGTTACCCAGAAAATGTCTAAGAGTTTCATTCTTTACAATCAACGCTGCCGTATtt ctgGCAGGAATATCTGCAGTCGTAATATCAATGTGGATGTTAGCCGacagtaaattaatgttaCGTCTGAcagctcaaaaattatttgttaccATTCTTCTCATCATCGGAATAGTTTTCGCAATTTTAGCTTTCATTGGAATTCTCGcattcgcaaaaaaaaaaaaaaattttataacgaTC tatatTGCCTGTCATTCATTGTCGCtctgcataatttttttctgttctgTAATGAGCGCCTCGTTCTTTGAACGCATAACTTGGAAAATACGCCAAGACATGAACACTACGTTAATTAAATACCATTCACTGGATTGGGTCACTGAAGCGTGGGATAACACTCAGCAATAT ctTAAATGTTGCGGAATTAAATCTTACAAAGACTGGGGAGAATATTTAATGGAAATACCTCAAAGTTGCTgttcaaaattaatagatcaa tgtCTTCATATGTCTCCAGACGTAGCTTATAAATCTGGatgcttaaaaaattcttacctGATGTTAAAATCATACGTTGATACGGTGACAGTTGCGATACTCTTACTTTCTTTCActacagtaattatttaa